One Methanocalculus natronophilus DNA segment encodes these proteins:
- a CDS encoding precorrin-2 dehydrogenase/sirohydrochlorin ferrochelatase family protein, whose protein sequence is MIPLIISFKHKKVIIFGGGSVSARKARYFLGEAEVTIISRSFSEEIRSMPITRLVADTGDLSDEEIRSHIIGAFLVIAATSERSQNNRIGKLAAEENTLFNNADGEAGDVIIPSVVRGRHLIAGFSTGGGSPAVSRHLRERFVDIIPEIDNLVDLQQVLREALKKTSLPQEERAQRLHAALADSEIQIGLVNNKEETIRKAKERYCHE, encoded by the coding sequence ATGATCCCCCTGATCATCAGTTTCAAACACAAAAAGGTTATCATCTTCGGCGGGGGGTCGGTCTCTGCCAGAAAAGCACGCTATTTCCTTGGTGAGGCAGAGGTGACCATCATCAGCAGGAGCTTCTCTGAAGAGATCCGCAGCATGCCGATTACAAGGCTTGTTGCAGATACTGGAGACCTGAGTGACGAGGAGATCAGATCCCATATTATCGGGGCATTCCTTGTGATCGCCGCGACAAGTGAACGGAGCCAGAACAACCGGATCGGGAAGCTTGCCGCAGAAGAGAATACCCTCTTTAATAATGCAGATGGAGAAGCGGGGGACGTGATCATACCATCAGTTGTCCGGGGCCGCCACCTCATCGCCGGTTTCTCAACCGGTGGGGGAAGCCCTGCGGTCAGCAGGCATCTGCGGGAGCGCTTCGTTGATATAATACCAGAGATAGACAATCTGGTCGATCTCCAGCAGGTTCTACGCGAAGCTTTAAAGAAGACGTCACTTCCGCAGGAGGAGCGGGCGCAGAGACTGCATGCAGCACTTGCAGACAGCGAGATCCAGATAGGGCTGGTTAATAACAAAGAAGAGACGATACGTAAGGCAAAAGAGAGGTATTGCCATGAATGA
- a CDS encoding hydrogenase 3 maturation endopeptidase HyCI — MYTMILILGVGNTLLSDDGAGCSVADAIAVSASSASSASSTSSPGLIAWNGGTAPENFTAPIRRASPALLIIVDAARMGLPPGSIRSIPPEKIDDTSIGTHMLPLSHLINYLSPDIPDILFIGIEPKTIEPGEGLSEVVQKAAEQLIWMIKKKDLASIQRL, encoded by the coding sequence ATGTACACCATGATACTCATTCTCGGGGTTGGCAATACCCTCCTCTCAGATGATGGAGCCGGGTGTTCTGTTGCAGATGCAATCGCAGTTTCTGCCTCTTCTGCCTCTTCTGCCTCTTCCACCTCTTCGCCCGGCCTGATAGCCTGGAATGGCGGCACAGCCCCGGAGAATTTTACCGCACCCATCCGGCGCGCGTCCCCGGCCCTCCTGATAATCGTTGATGCTGCGAGGATGGGGCTGCCTCCGGGAAGCATCCGCAGTATCCCGCCTGAGAAGATCGATGATACCAGCATCGGCACACACATGCTCCCGCTCTCGCACCTGATCAATTACCTCTCACCCGACATCCCCGACATCCTCTTCATCGGGATAGAACCAAAGACTATTGAGCCGGGAGAGGGGCTGTCGGAGGTCGTGCAAAAAGCAGCAGAACAGCTCATCTGGATGATAAAAAAGAAGGATTTAGCCTCAATTCAGAGACTCTGA
- a CDS encoding DUF21 domain-containing protein: protein MTQLVWIGILICISQSAIFSGLNLACFTISRLELTIEARRGNRDAKRVLALRENANFLLVTILWGNVAINVLLALLANSVLAGVAAFLFSTVVITIVGEIAPQAYFSRHALRVASFLSPILRFYQIILYPVAWPTAVILNRLLGPEGIRFFREKDLRELIWLHMESSETEIERMEGQGALNFLALDDVGLAEEGERIDPDSVVIIDFENTLPVFPHIRRDVTDPFLQEIQRSGKKWIVLTDPEGMPRLVLDSDEFIRDALFNSGRFVPLRHCHRPIITKNKSAKLGDVIPLLKVKPIRRGDDVIDDDVILLWSEDEKRVITGGDVLGRLFRGIVQNPVIPDPASFEKS from the coding sequence GTGACACAGCTTGTATGGATTGGAATACTCATCTGCATCTCCCAGTCAGCGATCTTTTCCGGCCTGAACCTGGCCTGTTTTACGATCAGCAGACTGGAGCTGACAATTGAAGCCCGACGCGGCAACAGGGACGCAAAACGCGTTCTTGCGCTCAGGGAGAATGCAAACTTCCTGCTGGTGACGATCCTCTGGGGAAATGTTGCAATTAATGTCCTTCTTGCACTGCTCGCAAACTCGGTGCTGGCCGGGGTTGCCGCGTTTCTCTTCTCAACTGTTGTGATCACGATTGTTGGTGAGATTGCCCCGCAGGCATATTTCTCGCGCCATGCCCTGAGGGTGGCCTCGTTTCTTTCACCCATTCTCAGGTTTTACCAGATTATTCTGTATCCGGTTGCCTGGCCGACTGCAGTCATCCTTAACAGGCTGCTTGGCCCGGAAGGCATCCGGTTCTTCCGTGAAAAAGATCTCCGTGAATTAATCTGGCTGCACATGGAGAGTTCAGAAACTGAGATCGAACGGATGGAAGGCCAGGGTGCGCTGAACTTCCTTGCACTGGATGATGTCGGGCTTGCAGAGGAAGGCGAGCGGATTGACCCGGACAGCGTCGTCATAATCGACTTTGAGAATACGCTTCCAGTATTTCCACATATCAGGAGAGATGTGACAGATCCCTTCCTCCAGGAGATACAGCGTTCCGGGAAGAAATGGATTGTATTAACGGATCCAGAAGGTATGCCAAGGCTTGTGCTGGATTCTGATGAGTTCATCCGTGATGCCCTCTTCAATTCCGGCAGGTTTGTTCCACTCCGCCACTGCCATCGTCCAATCATCACGAAAAACAAGTCCGCAAAGCTTGGTGACGTTATCCCTCTCCTGAAGGTAAAACCGATACGGAGAGGTGATGATGTGATCGATGATGATGTTATTCTTCTCTGGTCTGAAGATGAAAAACGCGTCATCACCGGCGGTGATGTGCTCGGGAGGCTCTTCAGGGGCATTGTTCAGAATCCGGTCATTCCCGATCCTGCGTCTTTTGAAAAATCATGA
- the hemA gene encoding glutamyl-tRNA reductase encodes MNEGLLVPIAIAGLDHHTATQNELEAFRFEDEEEFIRQARSRFRGVQLIQTCNRVEVLVEGTADDLTRYMQSLGRTRFHIHYGHGALVHLLGLAAGINSMIVGEDQIMGQMRQALLTSTACGGNSQIIDICINTAIHFGQMVRQKTMINRGSVSIGSAAVRLAEDLLGTLKKKHILVVGTGEMGKLVTKALREKDLTAIYVTNRTHQRAVELAEEIGGKAVTFRDLYPFVMLSDVVISCTAAPHAIIRHTDLSKAMEGRTWPLDTGPKPLLIIDIAQPRDTEETIKEIAGVHLYTIDDLRSISEENMLARQNEAETIRSLIEDELGTFIQRINRAAANDTIATLHTWAEAIRIRERDKAINRLGHSDPKTNGIIDDLTRVLTKKILADVTMAIRMSAEDCDLETAAMLVDAITKGEKLCFPRHD; translated from the coding sequence ATGAATGAGGGGCTTCTCGTACCGATAGCCATCGCCGGGCTCGACCACCATACAGCAACCCAGAATGAACTCGAAGCGTTCCGTTTCGAGGACGAAGAAGAGTTCATCCGGCAGGCACGATCCAGGTTCCGGGGTGTCCAGCTTATCCAGACATGCAACCGGGTTGAGGTTCTCGTTGAAGGCACTGCAGACGATCTCACCCGCTACATGCAGAGCCTTGGGAGAACCAGGTTTCACATCCATTATGGCCATGGCGCCCTTGTGCATCTCCTCGGGCTTGCTGCAGGCATCAACTCGATGATCGTCGGCGAAGATCAGATCATGGGCCAGATGCGGCAGGCACTCCTCACATCAACAGCATGCGGGGGGAACAGCCAGATCATCGATATCTGCATCAATACAGCAATCCATTTCGGGCAGATGGTCCGGCAGAAGACGATGATCAACCGTGGATCTGTCTCGATCGGATCAGCTGCCGTCCGGCTCGCAGAGGATCTCCTCGGGACACTGAAGAAGAAGCATATCCTTGTCGTTGGGACAGGAGAGATGGGGAAGCTCGTCACCAAGGCACTCCGGGAGAAAGACTTAACCGCCATTTATGTGACAAACCGGACGCACCAGCGTGCAGTGGAGCTTGCCGAGGAGATCGGTGGGAAAGCCGTCACATTCAGGGATCTCTACCCGTTTGTCATGCTCTCTGATGTTGTCATCTCCTGCACAGCAGCTCCCCATGCGATCATCAGGCATACCGATCTATCAAAGGCGATGGAGGGGAGAACCTGGCCACTTGATACCGGGCCAAAACCCCTCCTGATAATCGACATTGCACAGCCAAGAGATACCGAAGAGACGATCAAAGAGATTGCAGGAGTCCATCTCTATACAATAGATGATCTCAGATCCATATCTGAAGAGAACATGCTTGCCCGGCAGAACGAGGCAGAAACCATCCGTTCACTCATCGAAGACGAACTTGGCACCTTCATCCAGAGAATAAACCGGGCAGCAGCAAACGATACCATCGCAACCCTCCATACATGGGCAGAAGCAATCAGGATACGCGAACGTGACAAAGCTATCAACAGGCTGGGACACAGTGATCCAAAGACAAACGGGATCATAGATGATCTCACCCGCGTCCTGACAAAAAAGATCCTGGCAGATGTAACAATGGCTATCCGGATGAGTGCCGAGGATTGCGATCTTGAGACTGCTGCCATGCTGGTTGATGCAATTACAAAAGGAGAGAAGCTATGTTTCCCAAGACACGATTGA